One window of Sphingobacteriales bacterium genomic DNA carries:
- a CDS encoding SDR family oxidoreductase, protein MQSSLYNHSFHQNTLKHFSILITGGAGFIGSHIVEYLLFHGAGKVRVIDDLSTGFRENIEPFLKNPAFELIEGDIRHYPTCVESCKGIDLVCHQAAIGSVPRSIENPIYTNTVNVDGFVNIIKAAYENKVKRVVFASSSSVYGDDVTLPKKEEKIGNPLSPYAVSKLTNELYSRVFAQVYGMEFIGLRYFNVFGPRQSPKGAYAAVIPLFIEGLKSGNPVYIDGNGEQTRDFTFVANAVQANILAMFTQNPIAINQIYNVAVGEQYSVNDLFNLLARLLKSEQRPIYRNSRSGDVKVSLADITKAQNILKYEPKVKFADGLQQTLSYFKKVEPISVI, encoded by the coding sequence ATGCAGTCTTCACTTTACAACCATTCTTTTCATCAAAACACTTTAAAGCATTTTTCCATTCTTATAACCGGAGGAGCCGGCTTTATAGGTTCTCATATAGTTGAATATTTATTGTTTCATGGAGCAGGAAAGGTTCGTGTAATTGATGATTTAAGTACGGGTTTTCGGGAAAATATTGAGCCTTTTTTGAAAAACCCGGCTTTTGAACTAATCGAAGGTGATATCAGACATTATCCGACCTGTGTAGAATCTTGTAAAGGGATTGATTTGGTCTGTCATCAGGCTGCAATCGGCAGTGTGCCCAGATCCATTGAAAACCCAATATACACTAACACTGTAAATGTGGATGGATTTGTAAATATAATCAAGGCTGCTTATGAAAACAAAGTGAAAAGGGTGGTTTTTGCTTCTTCTTCTTCAGTTTATGGAGACGATGTAACATTACCTAAAAAAGAAGAAAAAATTGGAAATCCTTTATCACCATACGCCGTTTCTAAACTCACAAATGAATTATATTCCCGTGTTTTTGCTCAAGTTTATGGGATGGAATTTATTGGATTAAGGTATTTTAATGTTTTTGGACCGAGACAAAGTCCAAAAGGGGCTTATGCAGCAGTTATCCCATTATTTATTGAAGGTTTGAAGAGTGGAAATCCGGTTTATATTGATGGAAATGGGGAACAAACACGCGATTTTACGTTTGTAGCCAATGCAGTTCAAGCCAATATTTTGGCTATGTTCACACAAAATCCTATTGCAATCAATCAGATATACAATGTAGCTGTTGGAGAGCAATATTCAGTCAATGATTTGTTTAATTTGCTTGCTCGTTTATTAAAAAGCGAACAACGCCCGATTTATCGCAATTCGCGTAGTGGTGATGTTAAAGTTTCATTAGCAGATATTACCAAAGCCCAAAACATTCTTAAATACGAACCAAAGGTAAAATTTGCAGACGGTCTTCAACAAACTTTATCTTATTTTAAAAAAGTTGAACCAATTTCTGTTATTTAG
- a CDS encoding ATPase, with product MLKNQIITKASGERTNFDVQKLKNSLRKSGADEQTIELIVDNIVSKLYENITTKEIYTLAFSMLRSTNQKPFAAKYKLKNAIMELGPSGYPFEKYFAEILKHQGYDADVSVMVNGLCVKHEIDILASFKNEIHFIECKYHNGRGVITDVKTSLYIKSRFEDVKNAQMNLKENKGKNMFGWVVTNTHFSDDAIKFGICSGLKLLGWNYPEGKSLKEHIDRTGLHPLTCLTTLTKTEKGELLDRKIVLCKEIAEDPNLLASIGISKVRIRKISEEATLLSK from the coding sequence ATGCTAAAAAATCAAATCATTACAAAAGCATCCGGGGAGCGAACAAATTTTGATGTTCAGAAACTTAAAAACTCTCTTAGAAAATCAGGAGCTGATGAGCAAACTATTGAGTTGATTGTTGACAATATTGTCAGTAAATTGTATGAAAACATTACTACCAAAGAAATCTATACCCTGGCATTTTCAATGTTGCGAAGTACAAATCAAAAACCGTTTGCAGCAAAATACAAGCTTAAAAATGCTATTATGGAGTTAGGACCATCGGGGTATCCTTTTGAAAAATATTTTGCTGAAATTTTAAAACATCAGGGATATGATGCTGACGTTTCGGTGATGGTAAATGGATTGTGTGTAAAACACGAAATTGACATTTTAGCGAGCTTCAAGAATGAAATTCATTTTATTGAATGTAAATATCACAATGGCCGTGGTGTAATTACAGATGTAAAGACTTCCCTTTATATAAAATCCAGATTTGAAGATGTAAAAAATGCTCAAATGAATTTAAAAGAAAATAAAGGGAAAAACATGTTTGGATGGGTTGTAACAAACACACATTTTTCTGATGATGCCATTAAGTTTGGAATATGTTCAGGACTTAAATTATTGGGTTGGAATTATCCTGAAGGTAAAAGTCTCAAAGAACATATAGACCGAACCGGTTTGCATCCTTTAACTTGTTTGACAACTTTGACAAAAACCGAAAAAGGTGAGTTATTGGATAGAAAGATTGTTCTTTGCAAAGAAATTGCAGAAGATCCTAATCTATTAGCATCTATCGGCATTTCAAAAGTTAGAATTCGTAAAATTTCAGAAGAAGCCACTTTATTGTCTAAATAA
- the porQ gene encoding type IX secretion system protein PorQ yields the protein MSKKCPILFALLLCPLIVLSQVTGGQSTYMFLTMPQSARISALGGYQIALSDQDVSFGTQNPALYNPEMHQFLQVNHHLFFDGIHQGYVAYAQHFDSIATTFAAGLQYISYGKFALTDETGQENGTFSGGEYAFNLGGSRNYKSISYGANLKIIGSHLESYNSFGIALDVGGYYRHPESNFSVGLTFKNIGTQISTYYVTRENLPFDIQLGISQRLKYLPFRLSIIAHHLHRWNIRFNDPALQANNNLFNNNQSNSDKKYIVDKFFRHLVFNGEIYLGRVFMIQAGYNHLRRQEMGINAKRTLTGFSFGAGIKIKRFTFNYGKAFYHASGGNNHIGLSMNLHN from the coding sequence ATGTCAAAAAAATGCCCCATCCTATTCGCTCTTTTACTTTGTCCTTTAATTGTTTTATCTCAGGTTACAGGAGGGCAAAGTACCTATATGTTTTTAACCATGCCCCAATCAGCAAGAATTAGCGCTTTAGGTGGTTATCAGATAGCCCTATCAGATCAAGATGTCAGTTTTGGCACTCAAAATCCTGCGCTCTATAATCCCGAAATGCACCAATTTCTGCAGGTTAACCATCATCTCTTTTTTGACGGAATACATCAAGGGTATGTCGCTTATGCTCAACATTTCGACAGTATAGCCACAACTTTTGCAGCAGGATTACAATATATTTCTTATGGAAAATTTGCACTGACTGATGAAACAGGACAGGAAAACGGAACTTTTAGCGGAGGTGAATATGCCTTCAATTTAGGAGGCTCCAGAAATTACAAATCCATTTCCTATGGTGCCAACTTAAAAATTATTGGCTCACATCTGGAAAGCTATAATTCTTTTGGGATTGCTTTAGATGTTGGGGGGTATTACAGACATCCGGAAAGTAATTTTTCTGTAGGATTGACTTTTAAAAATATTGGAACTCAGATTTCTACTTATTACGTTACTCGAGAAAATCTGCCTTTTGATATTCAATTGGGTATTTCACAACGATTAAAATATCTTCCTTTCAGATTGAGCATTATAGCACACCATTTACATCGCTGGAATATCAGATTTAATGATCCGGCATTACAGGCAAATAATAATTTGTTCAATAACAATCAAAGCAATTCAGATAAAAAATATATTGTAGATAAATTTTTCAGGCACCTGGTGTTTAACGGTGAAATTTACTTAGGAAGAGTATTCATGATTCAAGCCGGATACAATCATTTAAGGAGGCAGGAAATGGGAATAAATGCAAAAAGAACCCTAACAGGATTTTCTTTTGGAGCAGGAATAAAAATAAAAAGGTTTACTTTTAATTATGGCAAAGCGTTTTATCATGCATCGGGAGGGAATAACCATATAGGACTTAGCATGAATCTTCATAATTAG
- a CDS encoding redoxin domain-containing protein, which translates to MYKKFSVILILIAALIACSNGQSGNQSEPIVGSDSAEPATKDAKIKISVEGINSGVAKLIGVFGDQNFIADSAVINQDGSFIFERDSVYLAGLYFVVLPQNQNFQMIVDANQHFSMKTKKSDFVKNMEVTNSIDNTLLYQSLVYQIDIDNKFGNIQRQLDAATKNSPEYLKIKAEQDQLVAERMAYIEGFRKSHPTAFFTKFKIAGQNPLVEEPKKKDGTLDTAMQTYLYRSKFWKDVDFSDERLLRTPVIHNKLKRYILEITPQLQDSIIKSATIVTDLSKANKQMFKFVANWIALQFQVGKTKMMGGEAVYVHMIDKYFTHELAFWSDSTEIKGLRKQANELKASLLGQIGQDVKAKDQNGQYRSLYDLKSDYVLVYIYNPDCEHCQKETPVVKRAWDKYKNKGFDVYAIATETDDSKWRAYIAKEKLAFTNVYDPTYESKYYLKYHIDITPELYLLDKDRKIIAKNINGEQLEELLSIKLGN; encoded by the coding sequence ATGTACAAGAAATTCAGTGTTATACTCATTCTAATTGCTGCGCTAATAGCATGCAGCAATGGTCAAAGCGGAAATCAATCCGAACCTATTGTTGGTTCTGATAGTGCAGAGCCGGCCACTAAAGATGCAAAAATCAAAATTTCTGTTGAAGGAATAAACAGTGGTGTTGCAAAACTAATTGGTGTTTTTGGTGATCAAAATTTTATTGCAGACTCAGCTGTCATCAATCAGGATGGTTCTTTTATTTTTGAAAGGGACTCTGTTTATTTAGCAGGATTATATTTTGTCGTTTTACCCCAAAACCAAAATTTTCAGATGATTGTTGATGCAAATCAACATTTTTCAATGAAAACCAAAAAATCAGATTTTGTCAAGAATATGGAAGTAACAAACTCCATAGATAATACGCTGTTGTACCAAAGTTTGGTTTACCAAATAGATATTGATAATAAATTTGGCAATATTCAAAGGCAACTGGATGCTGCTACTAAAAACAGCCCCGAATATTTAAAAATTAAGGCAGAACAAGATCAACTGGTTGCAGAAAGGATGGCCTATATTGAAGGTTTCAGGAAAAGCCACCCCACTGCTTTTTTTACTAAATTTAAAATCGCAGGACAGAACCCTTTAGTAGAAGAACCCAAAAAGAAAGATGGAACTTTAGACACAGCAATGCAAACCTATTTATACCGTTCAAAATTTTGGAAAGATGTTGATTTTTCTGATGAACGCCTGCTCAGAACCCCGGTTATTCACAATAAATTGAAGCGTTATATACTTGAAATCACTCCACAGCTTCAAGACTCAATTATAAAATCTGCAACAATCGTTACAGATTTGTCAAAAGCTAATAAGCAAATGTTCAAGTTTGTGGCTAATTGGATAGCATTGCAATTTCAGGTTGGTAAAACCAAAATGATGGGTGGTGAGGCTGTTTATGTTCACATGATTGATAAATACTTTACTCATGAACTTGCTTTTTGGTCAGATTCTACTGAAATCAAAGGGCTGCGCAAACAAGCCAATGAGTTAAAAGCCAGCTTGTTGGGGCAAATAGGGCAGGATGTAAAAGCCAAAGATCAAAATGGTCAGTACAGATCATTATATGATTTAAAGTCCGATTATGTTTTGGTTTATATTTACAATCCGGATTGTGAACACTGCCAAAAAGAGACCCCTGTTGTAAAAAGAGCATGGGACAAATACAAAAACAAGGGCTTTGATGTTTATGCAATTGCTACTGAAACTGACGACAGCAAATGGCGAGCTTATATTGCCAAAGAAAAGTTAGCATTCACAAATGTCTATGACCCGACTTATGAAAGCAAATATTATTTAAAATACCATATAGACATAACCCCCGAACTTTATTTGCTGGATAAAGACCGAAAAATAATTGCCAAAAACATCAACGGAGAGCAGTTAGAAGAACTGCTTTCAATAAAACTTGGCAATTAA
- a CDS encoding ATP-binding cassette domain-containing protein, whose product MIEITNLKKSFEDKEILKGISTSFEAGKTNLVIGTSGSGKTVFVKCLVGLLEPTSGTISYDGIDFTALSHREKKAIRTQIGMLFQGSALFDSMTVEENVMFPLNMFTNMTSKEKLNRVNFCLERVNLIGANKKYPAEISGGMMKRVGIARAIVLNPKYLFCDEPNSGLDPQTALLIDELLSDITHEYKTITIINTHDMNSVMGMGEKIVFLHKGFKEWEGSSNDILNTNNEILFNFIFASDFLKQLRKGAGEAIQHESPPNQ is encoded by the coding sequence ATGATAGAAATAACGAATCTGAAAAAATCTTTTGAAGACAAAGAAATTCTTAAAGGAATCAGCACATCTTTTGAAGCAGGCAAAACCAATTTAGTGATAGGCACAAGCGGTTCTGGCAAAACTGTTTTTGTTAAATGTTTGGTTGGCTTGCTGGAACCAACAAGTGGAACCATTTCTTATGATGGAATTGATTTTACCGCACTTTCTCACCGTGAAAAAAAAGCCATTCGAACTCAAATCGGCATGTTGTTTCAGGGCAGCGCATTGTTCGACTCAATGACTGTGGAGGAAAACGTCATGTTCCCCCTAAATATGTTTACCAACATGACATCTAAAGAAAAGCTAAACCGGGTAAATTTTTGTTTGGAAAGGGTAAACCTTATTGGTGCGAACAAAAAATATCCCGCCGAAATTAGTGGAGGCATGATGAAAAGGGTAGGGATAGCACGAGCAATTGTCTTAAACCCCAAATACTTGTTTTGTGATGAACCCAATTCTGGTTTAGACCCCCAAACAGCCCTTTTAATAGATGAGTTACTCAGCGATATTACTCATGAATACAAAACAATTACCATAATCAATACCCATGATATGAATTCAGTGATGGGGATGGGTGAAAAAATTGTTTTTCTGCACAAAGGATTTAAAGAATGGGAGGGTAGTAGCAATGATATTTTGAATACCAACAATGAAATTTTATTTAACTTCATTTTTGCTTCCGACTTTTTAAAACAACTGCGCAAAGGTGCGGGTGAAGCCATTCAACATGAATCTCCTCCTAATCAATAA
- a CDS encoding ABC transporter permease, translated as MKFLHHFGKYLIMLRDMFSRPENYVMYWKELLRQMNGVGVGSLIIVGVISVFVGAVTALQFAYQLGSTFFPEYLIGYIVRDTMIIELAPTLSGLVLAGKVGSNVAGELGTMRISEQIDALEIMGINPNSYLIMPKISASIIIIPPLIVLSATLGIFGGYWAAENYGISPSNYQKGLLYLFDPFNVVIMTVKSVIFAFVIASVACYQGFYVKGGALDIGRASTRAVVFSSILVIFFDYVVALLMT; from the coding sequence ATGAAATTTTTACATCACTTTGGAAAATACCTGATCATGCTTCGCGATATGTTTTCGCGACCGGAAAACTATGTGATGTACTGGAAAGAATTGCTTCGTCAAATGAACGGGGTAGGAGTGGGATCTTTGATAATAGTGGGGGTGATTTCAGTGTTTGTTGGAGCCGTAACTGCCCTTCAATTTGCATATCAGTTAGGTAGTACCTTTTTCCCGGAATATTTAATAGGATATATTGTTCGCGATACCATGATTATCGAACTTGCTCCTACGCTATCGGGTCTTGTTTTAGCCGGCAAAGTTGGTTCAAATGTTGCCGGCGAGTTGGGAACAATGCGAATTTCAGAACAGATTGATGCCTTGGAAATTATGGGAATTAACCCCAACAGTTATTTGATAATGCCCAAAATTTCTGCGTCCATCATTATTATCCCTCCTTTAATTGTGCTTTCAGCAACATTGGGTATTTTTGGCGGCTATTGGGCTGCTGAAAACTACGGTATTTCTCCGTCCAATTATCAAAAAGGACTACTGTATTTGTTCGATCCGTTTAATGTGGTTATTATGACGGTTAAATCGGTTATTTTTGCATTTGTAATTGCTTCAGTAGCTTGCTATCAAGGATTTTACGTTAAAGGCGGTGCATTAGATATAGGCCGGGCTAGTACAAGAGCAGTTGTTTTCAGCAGTATTTTGGTCATATTTTTTGACTATGTTGTTGCGTTGTTGATGACCTGA
- a CDS encoding ABC transporter permease, producing MQNPLQRIGEFSIMIGRMFSKPEKNSMYWKELLRQMNQIGVESIPIIAVVALFIGAVTAVQFAYQIQDFLVPVYYVGFIVRDSMIIEMAPTISCMILAGKVGSNIASELGNMRITSQIDAIEIMGINSAGYLLGTKILAALITIPALIIIAAILGIFGGLFATIAADISTIQEYERGLRAFFMPFNVRLMLTKGAAFALILSSVSCFQGYYVKGGAIEIGQASTRAVVLSNILILIADYFIAFALLK from the coding sequence ATGCAAAACCCTTTACAACGAATAGGCGAATTTAGTATAATGATAGGGCGCATGTTTAGCAAGCCCGAAAAGAATTCGATGTATTGGAAAGAATTGCTTCGTCAAATGAATCAGATAGGCGTTGAATCAATTCCAATTATTGCAGTAGTGGCACTGTTTATTGGTGCGGTAACGGCAGTTCAATTTGCTTATCAAATTCAGGATTTTTTAGTGCCCGTATATTATGTAGGGTTTATTGTCCGAGATTCTATGATTATCGAAATGGCTCCTACTATTTCCTGTATGATTTTAGCCGGTAAAGTTGGGTCAAACATAGCAAGCGAATTGGGAAATATGCGAATAACCTCTCAGATTGATGCCATCGAAATCATGGGAATTAACTCCGCAGGTTATTTATTAGGAACTAAAATTTTAGCTGCTTTAATAACTATTCCTGCATTGATAATCATAGCAGCCATTCTTGGAATTTTTGGAGGGCTGTTTGCAACTATTGCTGCCGATATCAGCACCATTCAAGAATATGAACGGGGACTTAGAGCTTTTTTTATGCCTTTTAATGTTAGGTTGATGCTGACAAAAGGGGCAGCTTTTGCACTAATTTTGTCCTCTGTTTCATGTTTTCAGGGCTATTATGTAAAAGGTGGAGCGATTGAAATAGGACAGGCAAGTACACGAGCTGTTGTGTTGTCAAACATATTAATTTTAATAGCTGATTATTTTATTGCTTTTGCATTGTTAAAATAA
- the mnmA gene encoding tRNA 2-thiouridine(34) synthase MnmA, which translates to MSKHGRVLVAMSGGIDSTVTAAMLHQQGYEVIGITMKTWDYASSGGTGKETGCCSLDSINDARAVAVEFGFHHFIIDIREEFGDWVIDNFVEEYIAGRTPNPCILCNTHIKWAALLKRANALDCEFIATGHYAQKRFENERYIIYKGIDDLKDQSYVLWGLSQENLARTMFPVGGFVKSEIRKMATEWGYHDLAQKSESYEICFIPDNDYRGFLKRKVAGLEERVKDGTFVSVSGKILGKHDGYPFFTIGQRKGLGIALGKPVYVVKIIPETNTVVLGTEEEIQQNGMVVKNINMVKYPDAIAGMETTTKIRSHHIGAPAYIKQDGDKMNVLFHEWVDAIAPGQSAVFYEGNDVIGGGHIEKSYEVDMSGAIF; encoded by the coding sequence ATGAGCAAACACGGAAGGGTTTTGGTAGCAATGAGCGGTGGGATTGACAGTACAGTAACTGCCGCAATGCTTCATCAACAAGGATATGAGGTGATTGGAATAACAATGAAAACCTGGGATTATGCATCATCCGGAGGCACAGGTAAAGAAACCGGATGTTGTAGTTTGGATTCTATTAACGATGCCCGTGCGGTTGCCGTTGAATTTGGATTTCACCATTTTATTATTGACATCAGGGAAGAGTTTGGAGATTGGGTGATTGATAATTTTGTAGAAGAATACATAGCCGGACGAACTCCTAATCCTTGTATATTGTGTAACACGCATATCAAATGGGCAGCATTGTTAAAGCGGGCAAATGCCTTAGACTGTGAGTTTATTGCAACCGGTCATTATGCTCAAAAACGCTTTGAAAACGAACGTTACATTATTTACAAAGGAATTGATGACCTGAAAGATCAGTCTTATGTACTTTGGGGGTTAAGTCAGGAAAATCTGGCACGAACCATGTTTCCAGTTGGAGGATTTGTCAAATCTGAAATTCGCAAAATGGCAACCGAATGGGGATATCATGATCTGGCTCAAAAATCGGAGAGCTACGAAATATGTTTTATCCCGGACAACGACTATCGTGGGTTTCTAAAAAGAAAAGTAGCCGGTTTGGAAGAACGGGTCAAAGACGGAACCTTTGTTTCGGTCAGCGGTAAAATTTTGGGTAAACATGATGGCTATCCATTCTTCACAATCGGTCAACGCAAAGGGTTAGGAATAGCATTAGGAAAACCGGTGTATGTTGTAAAAATCATTCCTGAAACTAATACTGTTGTTTTGGGGACTGAGGAAGAAATTCAACAAAACGGGATGGTTGTCAAAAACATTAATATGGTAAAATATCCGGATGCTATTGCCGGAATGGAAACCACAACTAAAATAAGATCCCACCATATTGGGGCTCCCGCCTATATAAAACAGGATGGAGATAAAATGAACGTGTTGTTTCATGAATGGGTAGATGCCATAGCACCCGGACAATCTGCTGTTTTTTATGAGGGGAACGATGTCATTGGTGGAGGACATATCGAAAAGAGCTATGAAGTTGATATGTCTGGAGCAATCTTTTAA
- a CDS encoding tetratricopeptide repeat protein — translation MSKKKTTPVHQENTAKTRQHKANRNTTYLNFQNRTVWMLAGIVLFSLIVLFPVLKADFVNWDDDIYITENPLLVNLGENLKTYFTEPIASNYHPLTILSLAIDFQITGMEPFWYHLVNLIFHLLNTVLVFYFILQISRQKQDVALIVALLFAIHPLHLESVAWISERKDVLYTFFFMLSLILYLRFLEKPKITLIALSLFMFVLSALSKPAAVTLPVVLILLDWYMERKVNVKSLVEKIPFFIIAFIIGYLTVIIQSKTAIGSFESYTIVQRFMFAAYGTVMYIVKMFIPYNMSVLHPYPDVSKGVPMVYYLTFLAALALLGAVVWSFKRTKVVVFGMLFYLINVALVLQFVSVGMAIISERYTYVPYIGLFYVLAMGYHFYKNQRPQMATGLTITVLAFAGLLSLVTFNRTTVWQNSDLLWTDVITKYPDKSPVAYNNRGNYFRNENQQQKALADFNKAISLSSDYQLAYVNRGNVYFTLNRNDEAIKDYNKGIELKPDDAKAFCNRSAVQFQLGLYEKAIEDATRALELKPIYPDAWLNRSVTYAVLNRHEEAVKDFDSYIKYKDDNAKMYNWRGISLRALKKLPQALLDFDKAIQMDGKNGEFYLNRSYTHNELGNRAQALSDALKAKNLGQKVEDSYLKGLQ, via the coding sequence ATGAGCAAGAAAAAAACAACTCCCGTTCATCAGGAGAATACAGCAAAAACCAGGCAACATAAAGCAAACCGAAACACAACTTATCTGAATTTTCAAAATCGAACAGTTTGGATGTTGGCTGGAATCGTTTTATTTTCCCTGATTGTCCTTTTTCCGGTTCTGAAGGCTGATTTTGTCAATTGGGACGATGATATTTATATAACCGAAAACCCCTTGTTGGTCAATTTGGGTGAAAACCTGAAAACCTATTTTACCGAACCTATTGCTTCAAATTATCACCCCCTTACTATTCTGTCGCTGGCAATTGATTTTCAAATAACCGGAATGGAACCTTTCTGGTATCATTTAGTCAATTTAATTTTTCATTTACTCAATACTGTATTAGTATTCTATTTTATATTACAAATCAGCCGGCAAAAACAAGATGTTGCTTTAATTGTTGCGCTATTATTTGCTATTCATCCATTGCACCTTGAATCGGTTGCATGGATTTCTGAGAGAAAGGATGTGCTATACACCTTTTTCTTTATGCTAAGCCTGATTTTATATTTGAGATTTCTGGAAAAGCCCAAAATAACCTTAATTGCGCTAAGTCTTTTTATGTTTGTTCTGTCAGCATTGAGCAAGCCTGCTGCAGTAACGCTTCCGGTCGTACTCATTTTGTTGGATTGGTACATGGAGCGCAAGGTTAATGTAAAATCACTTGTCGAAAAAATTCCGTTTTTTATAATTGCCTTTATAATTGGTTATCTGACTGTAATCATCCAATCAAAAACAGCAATCGGCAGTTTTGAGAGTTATACCATTGTTCAGCGTTTTATGTTTGCAGCCTATGGAACGGTTATGTATATTGTAAAAATGTTTATTCCTTACAATATGTCTGTATTACATCCTTATCCTGATGTATCCAAAGGAGTACCTATGGTTTATTATCTCACATTTTTAGCCGCCCTTGCTTTGTTAGGGGCTGTGGTTTGGTCTTTCAAACGCACAAAAGTGGTAGTGTTTGGGATGTTGTTTTATTTGATCAATGTTGCCTTAGTACTTCAGTTTGTCAGTGTGGGGATGGCCATAATTTCTGAACGTTACACTTATGTGCCTTATATAGGGCTGTTTTATGTGTTGGCAATGGGGTATCATTTTTATAAGAACCAAAGACCTCAAATGGCAACAGGATTGACAATTACCGTTTTGGCTTTTGCAGGTTTATTGTCGCTTGTAACATTTAATCGCACAACAGTTTGGCAAAACAGCGATTTGCTTTGGACAGATGTAATCACCAAATATCCGGACAAATCGCCCGTGGCCTATAATAACCGTGGAAATTATTTCAGAAATGAAAATCAACAGCAAAAAGCCCTTGCCGATTTTAATAAGGCCATTTCACTTTCATCCGATTATCAGTTAGCCTATGTAAACAGGGGGAATGTTTATTTTACCTTAAACCGCAACGATGAAGCCATCAAAGACTACAACAAAGGCATCGAACTCAAGCCGGATGATGCCAAGGCTTTTTGCAATCGAAGTGCGGTTCAGTTTCAATTAGGCTTGTACGAAAAAGCGATAGAAGATGCAACCCGTGCACTGGAGTTGAAGCCGATTTATCCCGATGCATGGCTGAACAGGAGCGTTACTTATGCGGTATTGAATAGACATGAAGAAGCGGTGAAAGATTTTGACAGTTATATCAAATACAAAGACGACAATGCTAAAATGTATAACTGGCGGGGTATTTCTCTCAGGGCTTTAAAAAAATTGCCACAAGCGCTCCTTGACTTTGATAAAGCAATACAAATGGATGGTAAAAACGGAGAATTTTATTTGAACAGATCTTATACCCACAATGAATTAGGAAATCGGGCACAGGCACTTTCTGACGCATTAAAGGCTAAAAATTTAGGACAAAAGGTGGAGGATTCTTATCTGAAAGGATTGCAATAA
- a CDS encoding peptidylprolyl isomerase: protein MLELIAKAKFDKDIDATIETSKGAINVTLFATKTPKTVANFLGLVDRGFYDGLTFHRVINDFMIQGGCPLGNGRGNPGYRFDDEFVDGLKHDAPGILSMANSGPNTNGSQFFITHKETPWLDGKHTVWGKVKSDADQKVVNSIVMGDQIIKVTYKK, encoded by the coding sequence ATGTTAGAACTTATTGCCAAAGCTAAATTTGATAAAGACATAGATGCCACAATAGAAACCAGCAAAGGGGCAATCAATGTTACCCTTTTTGCAACCAAAACCCCTAAAACTGTTGCAAATTTTTTAGGTCTTGTTGACCGTGGTTTTTATGACGGGCTTACCTTTCATCGTGTAATTAACGATTTTATGATTCAGGGCGGATGTCCGTTGGGAAATGGCCGTGGTAATCCCGGTTACCGGTTTGATGATGAGTTTGTTGACGGTTTAAAACACGATGCGCCGGGTATTTTATCAATGGCAAATTCGGGTCCCAATACCAACGGCAGTCAGTTTTTCATCACTCACAAAGAAACCCCCTGGTTAGATGGTAAACATACAGTATGGGGAAAGGTAAAATCAGATGCCGATCAAAAAGTAGTCAATTCTATTGTTATGGGAGACCAGATTATTAAGGTTACCTATAAAAAATAG